aaaaatcgatttacttctactcattctacaccactcagcattttgtagacctcaatcatatctcccctcatccatctgttttccaagctgaagaaccctaacctctttagcctttactcatatgaggattagtagtagtagtgtgggaaAATATACCATGTCCATTTATTACATGTATGTGATCCACACATAACAGTAGTATAAAGAGGTATCATGGAACATTAAACAATGAAACAATCTTCCATGAACACCTGTGACACAGTTGTTgctattctgctttttttttttcatgggcaCGCACAGAGCATCGACGCTTACAGTGAGACCGTTCTGCGCATATGGTAAGCGCTTTCTCTACCAAGCTTTCTGTGTATCTCagttgcatgcgatttcctttgagcatcgatcGCTGTTCCGTGCTCGGTTAGTTCAGTGGCGGGCTATACACATACGTGGATGTTAATGGCAACTTTTGAGCATCGTCCTCGCTGTTTGTTTTcttaccactgcacactgagcagaggttttcaacgtatAATCAACTttcacacctagatccttttcctgggcggtgactcctaatatagtaaatgacggcagataaagacctgaacggtccatccagtctgcccaacaagataaactcattatgtgatactttatacccgagtttgatttgtcctttccagtctcagggcacagaccgtagaagtctgcctggcactcttcttgtacttcttggagtgggctagtggttagagcaccgctcttgcaatccagaggtggccagttcaaatcccactgctgctccttgtgatctttggcaagtcacttaaccctccattgcctcaggtacaaacttagattgtgagccctcctgggacagagaaatacccagtgtacctgaatgtaactcaccctgagctactactgaaaaaggtgtgagaaaaatctaaataaataaaagttctgatgctaacatcaaagccccttaaaatttacactccagcccattcctatctattcagtcacaatctgggcacagaccatagaagtctgcccagctcccattttgtgtttcccaattaccagcatcaccagcatcacataactatatttcgggttcctcttccctacatgcatcactttgctgttGCTCATATTATCTTATATCAGCAGCATCAGCATAGTAAAATTATAGAACCACACTAACTCAGCTCAAAATAACTGGATACATTTTCAAGGAAAGAGATTGGTGGTGTGATGATATAGCTACATAGCATGTTAACTAAGAAATACAAGTCCAGCAATTCtaaactcaatgtgtaattaaactctggaatttgttgccagagaatgtggtaaaagcagttagcttagcagggtttaaaaaggtttggatagcttcttaaaataaaagtccataatccattattaatcAATCCTGTGGCACTCAAACtggtgggaaatatttctgtatctttctgccacattttcttagtctcagactgcatttctatgctgttctggtgtttttctcttttgttttgttttttgttacatttgtaccctgtgctttcccactcatggcaggctcaatgcagcttacatggggcaatggagggttaagtgacttgcccagagtcacaaggagctgcctgtgcctgaagtgggaatcgaactcagttccccaggaccagagtccaccaccctaaccactaggccactcctccactgttgctactatttgagattctacatggaatgttgctatgcaacattccatgtagaagtcggcccttgcagatcaccaatgtggccgcgcaggcttctgcttctgtgagtctgacgtcctgcacgtacgtcagactcacagaaacagaagcctgcgcagccttctacatggaatgttaatagtggaatagcaacattccatgtagaatctccaatagtaacaacattccatgtagaatctccaatagtatctattttatttacatggggcaatggagggttaagtgacttgcccagagtcacaagctgcctgtgcctgaagtgggaatggaactcagttcctcagttccccaagaccaaagtccaccacccaccactaggccactcctccactcactactATACCTGGTCTTCTGGCATTGAGCGTTTTATCAGTCCCAGTATAACAAGGCTTATGAACAGATCATCAGATGTGGTTCCAGGAAGGAATTTCTCAAGGCTGTAGAACTGGTTGCAGATGTGCACAGATTCTTTGCCTTCTCTTGAATGATTCTGGAGATCAGGTGTCTCAAGCTCTGGTGGTCCTCCATGGCTGCAGATTAGTTAGTTTCCAGGAGATCCCTAATGAATTTGCAATGAATAATTAAATGATTGATCTAAGTTCCTGTATTTCAATCCAGTCACTACAAATAATATACTTTAAATCAAGCAACTGCGTTTCCAATTTTGCATCAGtttatttcttcttgtgtgtcAAACACTATAATCATAGTATCTTAACCAGTGTTCTTTTATCTGCATTCACTCACTATGAAACCACATACATACAACACACATCAAAACTCATTTAGGTCTACTTTAGACCAAAGGTGATCACATGATTACTGGTCTCATTTGAAAAAATATCATCATGAACTGAGGTTCTTCAAAAGTGATAAGCGAGATTTACGTTAAGTGCCTTAGCAATTTTGAAAAGTCACAATATATAAAGTAGACCTAAATGAGTTTTGATGTGTGTTGTATGTATGTGGTTTCATAGTGAGTGAATGCAGATAAAAGAACACTGGTTAAGATACTATGATTATAGTGTTTgacacacaagaagaaataaaCTGATGTAAAATtggaaatatagtaacatagtagatgacggcagaaaaagacctgcaaggtccatccagtctgcccaacaagataactcatatttgctactttttgtgtataccctactttgatttgtacctgtgctcttcagggcacagaccgtataagtctgcccagcactatccccgcctcccaaccaccagttgcTTGATTTAAAGTAATGAATTTGCAAGAGATATTCACATACAATGGAGGAAATGGACATGTAGATTTCTCTCTTACAtagtcattagggatatcctgaaaacccaactggtatGTAGACCTCAAGGAGTggctttgagtggaggagtggcctaatggttagtgcagcaggctttgatcctgacaacctgggttcaattcccactgtagctcctcacgatattgggcaagtcacctaaccctccattgccctagataCCAAAACTCAAATGGTGAgctgggacagagaaagtacctgcatgtaatgtgtacgGCACTGCATACgtgtagtagcactatagaaatgattattagtagtagagaGCTGCTATGcaatcagaagaaggtgggacttgatGGTCCCTTGATCTTCTTTCACCTCACAACTATGTCATTTTTCTCCCTACAGATTTTTATTTTCCGCTTGTACACCATCCCAAGTATGAATTTCACGCAATGCGTGACGCATGGGAGCTTCCCAGAGCACTGGCAGGAAACTGTCTATAACATGTTCACTTTCATGACGCTCTTCGTGACCCCGCTCTGTGTCATGGCTGTGTGCTATGTGCGAATCCTGTGGGAGATCAGTACACAAATCAAGGACAAGAAAGGTGAGAGCCCCTTTGCAAATGAAACGCCCTCAAGATTAATAATGCACAAAGAAGAGACACTGACGTCGTACTGGAATTTGGTACAAGCAGTGTTCCACTAAGCTGCTCAGGGGTCCTTCACCCATGTTCCAGCCAGCAGGGATGGCGCCTCAAAATCAAATTTTCAATTGCAAGGACAGGCAATTCCCCTGGGGATTTTGTAGACCCTGCCTGCCCCTTGCAATTAAAAATATGATTTAGAAGCACCATCCTCACCAGCAGGAACACAGAGGACACCCGCACAGCTTTGAGGGAGCATtgaaacaaagtcaacatggtCCACGCTGTTGCCCCACAATGGAGCTGTCAGGAGCCAACCCTTATGGCCTGTCACCCATGTGCTCAGTGGCACTGGCTATAACTTAAGagcataacagtagccatactgggtcagaccagtggtccatatagcccagtatcctgttttccaaacagtggccaagccaggtcacaagtacctggcagaaacccaaatcgtggcaacattccatgtagaaccccaaagaatagcaagattctggaatcctaaagagtggcaagattccatgtagaaactcaatagtagcaacattccatgtagaaccccaaacaatagcaagattctagaatcctaaagagtgacaagattccatgcagaatctcaaagagtagcagcattccatactacaaatcccagggcaagcagttgcttcccatgtctgtctcaatagcagactatggacttttccttcaggaatttgtccagaccttttttaaacccaggggggtccagggccaaatctaccacaaggcaaagaattattttaaccCAAAACAAGACTATTACATGCAGACAACAGCACATACGGATTAAATCTGCCCCTTTTAAACATCCCTCCACAAGTGAGCCACACTACCCTCACTGAACCTGTTCCCGGATGAGctaaaacatcccccccccccccccccccccactccctgtcCAGGTAACTTAATTCAAACAAAACTTTTGTGAGGACAAAATTACCTGGACATAATGGATGTGGGGCTGGAGGTTTGACAAGGGGGGGCCTAACTTTTACATATTTAGCAGGCTAGTGCCCTCTTGAGAACTATTCAGCCAGTAGCTTAACTGGGTGGCCCTGGGCCCACCCCAAATTGTGTCAcccttgctttgttttttttttttaacatttctaccctgcactttcccactcatggcaggctcaatgcagcttacatggggcaatggagggataagtgacttgcccagagtcacaaggagctgcctgtgcctgaagtgggaattgaactcagttccacaggaccagagtccaccaccctaaccactaggccactcttccactgttggagattctacaaggaatgttgctatttcactagcaacattccaggtagaagtcggcctttgcagatcaccaatgtggccgcacaggcttctgcttctgtgagtctgacgtcctgcacgacgtcagactcacagaaacagaagcctgtgcagccttctacatggaatgttgctagtggaatagcaacattccatgtagaaatctccaatagtggcaacattccatgtagaatctccaatagtatctattttatttttgttacatttgtaccccacgctttcccactcatggcaggctcaatgcagcttacacggggcaatggagggttaagtgacttgcccagagtcacaaggagctgcctgtgcctgaagtgggaatcgaactcagttcctcagtaccaaagtcaaccaccctaaccactaggccactcctccactgttgctactatttgagattctacatagtaacatagtaacatagtagatgacagtagaaaaagacctgcatggtccatccagtctgcccaacaagacagctcatgtgtgctactttttgtgtataccttaccttgatttgtacctgtgctcttcagggcacagaccgtataagtctgcccaccactatccccacctcccaaccaccagccccgcctcccaccaccggctctggcacagattgtataagtctgcccagcactatccccgcctcccaaccggctctaacacagaccatataagtctgcccagcactatccccggaatgttgctattccactagcaacattccatgtagaagtcgacccttgcagatcaccaatgtggccgcgcaggcttctgcgagtctgacatcctgcacgtacgtgcaggacgtcagactcacagaaacagaagcctgcgcagccttctacatggaatgttgctattggaatagcaacattccatgtagaatctcccatagtagcaacattccatgtagaatctccaatagtatctattttatttttgttacatttgtaccctgcgctttcccactcatggcaggctcaatgcggcttacatggggcaatggagggttaagtgacttgcccagagtcacaaggagctgcctgtgcctgaagtgggaatcaaactcagttcctcaggaccaaagtccaccaccctaaccactaggccactcctccactttggctGACAGGAATCCTCAAGCCCCAGCTAAAGGTCCTCCACCAGCAGCCAGAACATTCTACTATGCTTGTGCCAGTCCCTTGCACGTGCTTGGTTTTCACGCATGTGCAAAAAGTGAgcatgcacgggggggggggggggggggtagggggagctGCTTTTTGACAGTGCCACCAACTGCTGAGCAGAGGAGTATTCTGGCTGGAGGAGGACttgttcagctggtggggctcagggatccccaccagttcaGGTATTTATAATTTCAGCTGGGATCATTGGGAagggggcccgggggggggggggaatttgtgcccactcactttgggctcaggcccacctaaaattgtacatctggctacaccactgcaagaTCCAACTAAGCTTGTGCAAATAAATTGGTGCACATAAAGTCCGAATCTATCGTTACCTGCCaaccccactgaatatccagatcaaGAAACCCAGATAACGTTACTGATCTTACTCAGTGAGTGTTTGAATATGAGCCTCATGGAAAGCAAGTCCTCCATAGCACAGAAATCCCAAAGCCAGTGCAAAGCTCTCCTCAGATTGCCCCTAGTTcagaccagtgtgttttttctagtggaaaaggtgccggtactcaaatgccaggccactctgcaggagtggggtgatcaccgagggacccacctcacgatagccaggccccctgcaaccagtcacagaatctatgacaaggcagaattgttgtgtagagcctgagctctttcattaaaacttggggaccatgggtcaattttagcagacaatggaaaaggtgccggtactcagtacccccaagtaccccctcaagaaaagccctgctaaagagtgacaagattccatgcggactttcaaagagtagcaacattccatatagaaccccaaagaatagcaagattctagaatcctaaagaacagtatgttttttctagcaaaaaaagtgctggtactcaaatgccaggccacccttcaggggtggggtgatcaccgagggatccaccccataatagccaggccccctgcaaccagtcccagaatctatgacaaggcagaattgttgtgtagagcctgagctctttcattaaaacttggggaccgtgggtcaattttagcagaccatGGAAAAGCtgcctgtactcagtacccccgagtaccccctcaaagccCTGGTTCAGACTCTCCTAGTAATGGGAGACTCCCTGTGCCAGTACAAGGAAGGAGACTCCCTGCCATTGTCCTGATAAAATCTTCCTGGGACAGTAGCATAGGTCTGGCACATTCTACTTCCTGGTACTCGTAGTGAGGACCATCATGGGTGGCTCAAGGCAATCTGCAGCCTGAGGCAGGGGCTCAGCTGTTGCCACCCTCCCTGTCTGACCGCCTgccgcccagtggcgtagccacaggtgggcttgggtgggccagggcccacccatttatggctcagtcccacccaacagtagcacatgtttagtggtaactggtgggaatcccaagctccgccagctaaagatttccccctgatggtaacaaaaacgctattctccacaaccccggcacctgcacatgctcagttttcagtgcattcctgctgccaaggtggaaagaagcgttttcccaccagctgagattttttttttttggggggggggggaggagaacacttggtgcccacccaattcttgcccaggcccacccaaaatctgttgtctggctacgcccctgctgtcgcctcctcctcttcccagccCTGCAGCAGCAATAAGCTGAACGATAAAACACGGGCCTCTGAGCCCTTTTCGCACTTCTGAGGCCCTGCCGGTCAGCCCCCATGACCTGAAAGTATACATCATAGGGGGCGTGACCAACGGGCCTCTGAGACATGAATGTGGGGAGAGGCGGTGGCTGAAAGGCAAACATTAGAGAGTTCTTGCTAGCCCAGAATGAAGTGAGGAAGTTACAGCTGGAGTACTTCACGCTGCTCCAAAAATTCTGCCGCCTGAAGTGACCACCTCACTTTGCCTAGTGAAAGGGCCGCCCCTGGGGACCATCACAGGACAGCACAAGTTGCCATGGGCCACTCACCACCTTACTTTTCATTTTTGCCAGGTCTTGCAAGAAGCAAAAACGAACACATCTCCAAGGCAAGAATGAAAACTCTGAAAATGACCCTGGTGATCGTGGTCTCGTTCATCGTGTGCTGGACTCCTTATTACCTCCTGGGCCTGTGGTACTGGTTCCAGCCGGAGATGATCCAGCAGACCCCCGAGTACATCCACCACAGTCTGTTCCTTTTCGGTTTGCTGCACACTTGCTCTGACCCCTTGATCTATGGGCTGTACACGCCCTCCTTTTGGGAAGACGTGACCGCATGCTTCCGGAAGATGGGCGCTGTGAACAAGGGGCGTCACCCTGCTGACAAACATTTTTCGGGCTCAGAGCTCAACGTAAAAGATTTGGCTTCAAGTGGGACGGTCATTCAAACGGTCTTTTAGATCGGCAAAGACACAGGAGTTGAAATGCTGTGTGAGGGGATTTGGATAGAAGTTTTACTTGATGATTTGAATTCCGTTTTCACATCCTCGGCTCTTCTGCTATCCTTAATCACAAAAGCCACAAGACTTCATGTACTGTAATGCACTGGGTTCCGAGCCGAAGGCCCTGAAGCGGTTTCCCCATATGTGTTGCCTGTTGCTACAGGCTTGAAAGCAGCAAGCGCCTTCTTCCAATGTTTCATAGCAGTGTTAATGTGGAATTGTGAATGTAACTAAATGTTTTTCCATCTAGACTGTATTTCTAAGGTGCTCTCATTTTACTGCCAtcagttttaaatatattttatcaaAAAAGGACTTCaaacggagtggcctagtggttagggtggtggactttggtcctgaggaactgagtttgattcccacttcaggcacaggcagctccttgtgactctgggcaagtcacttaaccctccattgccccatgtaagccgcattgagcctgccatgagtgggaaagcgcagggtacaaatgtaacaaaaataaatagatactattggagattctacatggaatgttactactattggacattctacatggaatgttgctattccactagcaacattccatatagaaggctgcgcaggcttctgtttctctgagtcgtcagactcacagaagccaaAGCCTGCGcggcgtggccacattggtgatctgcaagggccgacttctacgtggaatgctgctagtggaggagtggcctagtggttagggtggtggactctggtcctgaggaactgagtttgattcccacttcaggcacaggcagctccttgtgactctgggcaagtcacttaatcctccattgccccatggaagccgcattgagcctgccatgagtgggaaagtgcagggtacaaatgtaacaaaaacaaaacaattgaaACCATATATTTTATCTTTCTCCATTCAGGGGATTCACAATAGGGTCAttacagcatttataccaggcagTGGCGTCTCCAGACAAAACTATCTGGGATGCAATAGGAGGATAAGCtacgtatgggggggggggggggggggtggcaggccAAAATGACATTTCTGTACATCAAAGCTAGTGGTGATGGTTGTGGTGGTGtgcggggaggaggggggtatTGAATCTGCTGCACTGAGGGAACTGTTGGACCAGAGAGGACCCTGTACTCAGGACTTCTTCTAtctagtggtttttttttctagaaaataAAGATGGTGGTACCAGGGGTGTaaccagacctcgcggtgggagggggccagagcccgaggtggggagggggcacattttggtctgccgcctcaccgctccctcccctgccgccctgCCGCTCTCCCAATTGCTAACTGcaagctgcagcaaataccttggctgaaggggggggggggttgtaggaagcatgctcaatttcactagaaggagcatgcaggacatgagggggaagagagagcagggcaggcaactcagaagtaacctgttccggggcagtgcaccagcgcggagccgacaccccccagcggcgtgcacccggggcggaccacccccccgcccccccttcctacgccactgcttgtaagtagcagatcttcgcctgcagtgagcagtgacatatatactgctcgcaccggccccacagccttccctctgatgtatttctgcctaggcggaaacaggaagttgcatcagagggaagagtgtggggccaacatgagcagtgtgtattagttgctgttcgctgctggtgaaaatctgctatttaaaatgtatgcgggggaggggggatgtttgacagaccatgtggcatgcaggcgagagaaggagagaccaaatcacctgtgggacggggcaaggttcttctgcccacccatcttgggcccaggcccacccaaaattgggtgtctggctacaccctgagcctcaaggtgaattacattcaggtactctggatatttctctgtcccaggagggctcacaatctaagtttgtacctgaggcaatggaggattaaatgacttgcccaagattacaaggagcagcagtgggatttgaaccagccacctctggattacatgaccagtgctctaaccacttggccactcctccactccagagagattgtatatggaatgttgctatttctttatttggattttgctcacacctttttcagtagtagctcaaggtgagttacattcaggtacactgggtatttctctggcccatgagggctcacaatctaagtttgtacctgaggcaacagagggttaactgtgttttttatttttaagtatttATGTACCACTTAGACctcagtggtttacagtttcattttacaggtactgggtctgtctctagaggggctcacaatttaagtagtATGTTGTACTAGGGGCAAaagagggttaactgacttgcccagggtcgcaTGAAGCTGcggagggaattgaacccggttccccaggatctcagcccactggtgaccatcaggcagcagttggaattgaacccagttccccaggtctgcaacccactacactaaccattaggccacttctccaagatcacaaggagcagcagtgggaattgaaccggccacctctggattgtaagactagtgctctaaccactaggccactcctcctatttgggattctacagggaatgtttatttatttagattttgctcacacctttttcagtagtagctcaaggtgagttacattcaggtactctggatatttctctgtcccaggagggctcacaatctaagtttgtacctgaggcaatggagggttaagtgacttgcccaagatcacaaagagcagtgagatttgaactggccacctctggattacatgaccagtgctctaaccactaggccactcctccactcctgaaatGCTTATTATCTAAGCAGCTGATATTGTTCAGCATTTTTTTCCAAATGCTGAATTAATTGCAAAGTTTCAGTGCCAGTAGCTGGATAAGGGCCAATGCTGAATATCTGCTTCAGTGCATCTTGGTGGTATTCAGTCTGCCATCTGGATTGTTAATTGGACAGCCTTTCTGCTGGGCTAACTTTATTCGGATAGTTATCCGGTCACTGCCTGGATGCCTCGCTCTGCCCACGGCACTATCCGGATATCGAcaagaacagaagaacaaaaacccTCGCACAGGTCGAACAAGCAGGCAAAAGcagcgaaggtgacacaaaaGATTATATCAAAGCAAAGCGTCCAATGGACTCAGTTCACATCAGACATTTTATTCAAAATATGCAATGGACTTGACataaatcgtgtttcggccacaaaggcctgcctcaggagcagGAGTATAGCCAGACcggtgggagggggatccagagcccgaggtgagagggcacattttagcccctgctTTCTATGAGACCGTGTTGCTAGGTGCACAGCTTTGAATACCCTGTTACATGAGTGCGCTATATGCATGATCCTTTAtagaaaacaggggcgtagccagactacagattttgggtgggcaaagggaagaagtaggtgggcaccaattgttccctcccccaaccacaacccaaaaaatatctcagctggtgggaaaacgcttctttccaccttggcagtcttcagctggccgagcttgggatcccaccagctaccactaaacatgtgctactgttgggtgggcctgagccctaaatgggtgggccccagccacTCCTACACCAGGGGAGGAAGCTTCTCTCAAAGAACTTTAACACGTTTCTggactggaattcgttgccagagaatgtggtaaaggcggttagcttagcagggtttaaaaagcatctggacggcttcctaaaggaaaggtccatagaacattattaaattgacttggggaaaatccactgctatttctggaaataagcagcataaaatgtattgagtttttttgggtttctgccaggtacttgtgacctggattggccactgttggaagcaggatgctgggcttgatggacctttgtacttatgtacttggaattctgaatggaatcttgctactctttggggttctacatggaatgttgctactgtttgggtttctgccaggtacttgtgacctggattggccactgttggaaacaggatactgggcttgatggaccacaggtctgtcccagtgtggcaatacttatgtactaaagcaCCTGCCTAGTCAGAGAACTTGACAATGGTGTCTCCTACTGGATATCTATGCTACTATCTGTAGTCCTTGTAGCAAGTATCTCTGGACTTCTCTCAATTCATAACAATGGAAAATATTTCTCTATCTTTCTGCAACATTGTCTTGGTTTCTgattgcatttcttggtacttg
This genomic interval from Microcaecilia unicolor chromosome 1, aMicUni1.1, whole genome shotgun sequence contains the following:
- the LOC115462775 gene encoding gonadotropin-releasing hormone II receptor-like — translated: MTEALPFLNETQENTPVTNLSAVTSGHPWMPPTFTATARARVIVTCCLFLISACSNSAVLLSIIRKHRKSHIRVLILSLTVADLLVTCLVMPLDAVWNVTVQWYAGELLCKFLNFFKLFAMYAAALVLVVISLDRHSAILYPFSFTNASQRNRLMLCVAWFLSFLLASPQIFIFRLYTIPSMNFTQCVTHGSFPEHWQETVYNMFTFMTLFVTPLCVMAVCYVRILWEISTQIKDKKGLARSKNEHISKARMKTLKMTLVIVVSFIVCWTPYYLLGLWYWFQPEMIQQTPEYIHHSLFLFGLLHTCSDPLIYGLYTPSFWEDVTACFRKMGAVNKGRHPADKHFSGSELNVKDLASSGTVIQTVF